The Nicotiana tabacum cultivar K326 chromosome 14, ASM71507v2, whole genome shotgun sequence genome contains a region encoding:
- the LOC107765905 gene encoding selenium-binding protein 1: protein MATDVEVMQHGTVEINGCCKKGPGYASPLEAMAGPKESLIYVTCIYTGTGRGKPDYLATVDVDPNSPSYSKVIHRLSMPYEGDELHHSGWNSCSSCYRDPSAARRYLVLPSLISGRIYAIDTQKDPRAPSLYKVVQPDDVIQKTGLAFPHTAHCLASGEILVSCLGDKDGNAEGSGFLLLDSDFNVKGRWEKPGHSPLFGYDFWYQPRHNTMISSSWGAPSAFTKGFNLQHVTDGLYGRHLHVYTWPGGELKQTLDLGNTGLLPLEVRFLHNPSEAIGYVGCALTSNMVRFFKNPDGSWGHEIAIAVKPVKVQNWILPEMPGLITDFLISLDDRFLYLANWLHGDIRQYNIKDPSNPKLTGQVFVGGVFQKGNSVLAEAEDGSTYQVDVPEVQGHRLRGGPQMIQLSLDGKRLYATNSLFSTWDRQFYPELLEEGGHILQIDVDTEKGGLAINPRFFVDFGAEPDGPSLAHEMRYPGGDCTSDIWI from the exons GTACAGGAAGGGGAAAACCTGACTACTTAGCTACAGTAGATGTAGATCCTAATTCACCATCTTATTCCAAAGTAATCCATAGGCTGTCTATGCCTTATGAGGGTGATGAATTGCATCATTCTGGTTGGAATTCTTGCAGTTCTTGTTATCGTGATCCTTCAGCTGCTCGACGATATCTCGTCCTGCCTTCACTTAT ATCAGGACGCATTTATGCAATCGACACGCAAAAGGATCCAAGGGCTCCCAGTTTGTATAAAGTTGTTCAGCCAGATGATGTGATCCAAAAGACAGGATTAGCGTTCCCTCACACCGCTCACTGCCTTGCTTCTGGTGAGATACTGGTGTCATGTCTTGGAGACAAAGATGGAAACGCTGAGGGGAGCGGATTTCTTCTTCTTGATTCAGATTTTAACGTGAAAGGAAG ATGGGAAAAACCAGGGCATAGTCCGCTCTTTGGTTATGACTTCTGGTACCAGCCTCGACATAACACCATGATCAGTTCCTCTTGGGGAGCTCCATCCGCTTTCACGAAAGGTTTCAACCTCCAGCATGTTACTGATGGACTTTATGGTCGGCATTTGCATGTCTACACATGGCCTGGTGGTGAACTAAAACAGACATTGGATCTTGGAAACACAGGGCTCCTGCCGCTAGAG GTTAGGTTCCTGCATAATCCATCTGAAGCGATTGGGTACGTCGGGTGTGCTTTGACCAGTAACATGGTGCGATTTTTCAAGAATCCAGATGGTTCGTGGGGTCATGAGATAGCAATCGCTGTAAAACCGGTGAAGGTGCAGAACTGGATTCTTCCAGAAATGCCTGGTCTTATTACTGACTTTCTGATCTCTCTTGACGATCGTTTTCTATACCTGGCAAACTGGCTACATGGTGACATTAGACAGTACAATATCAAAGATCCTTCCAATCCTAAGTTGACTGGCCAAGTATTTGTTGGAGGAGTGTTTCAAAAAGGAAACTCTGTACTCGCTGAAGCTGAAGATGGTTCAACATACCAAGTGGATGTCCCAGAAGTCCAG GGACATCGGTTGAGAGGGGGACCTCAGATGATACAGTTGAGTCTAGACGGGAAGCGTTTGTACGCTACAAACTCATTGTTTAGTACATGGGACCGCCAATTCTACCCCGAGCTATTGGAGGAAGGAGGTCACATATTACAAATCGACGTTGACACTGAGAAAGGTGGCCTTGCTATAAACCCGAGATTTTTCGTTGATTTTGGAGCAGAACCTGATGGTCCATCCTTGGCTCATGAAATGAGGTATCCTGGTGGTGACTGCACTTCTGATATTTGGATATAA